From the Pocillopora verrucosa isolate sample1 chromosome 11, ASM3666991v2, whole genome shotgun sequence genome, the window CAGCCGCACATCTCAACAAGTTGCAACGTATTCAGAACAATGCTGCCCGTCTTGTTTGTTCCCTTTCTCGTTTTTGTCATATAAATCCTACTTTGTTTTCCTTGCATTGATTACCTGTCTGTttcagaattgaatttaaattacttattttagcGTTCAAGGCTATCCACGGACTCACGGACTGGCACCTCAGACATTACGGATCTAATTAACGTTAAGCAACAATTCGGACGTATGATGTTACGATCTCAGTCAGAACTATAATCATTGCCACCCAGGACCAtaactaagaaaactttaggtGATAGATCATTTATGGCATCTGCTCCTAAACTTTGGAACAGATTGCCATCAAATATAAAAGCAGTCAAGGATCTTAATTGTTTTGAAACACTTCTTAAAACACATCTCTTTAGACAGGCATGTTCATGATtgcttttatagttcgttttcatacttttttttttagttagtcaaattgtatattcttagccttttatagttcgttttcatattttattttgcttagtctTACTGTAtagcgcattagatcatatccacatgtattttgcgctatataagtaataaattattaattattattaatattaaagTTGACGCTTCCACGAGTCACAACAGACGCCGTGAAATGGCGGCCTTGGTGGCGGAACTGGACAAGAGATGGGTTGCGTTGGAGAGTCACGGCCAGGAACCAGCGGTTGACAGCCTTTTGAGACATGCGCGGTTGACGGGGCTCCCAACTTAAAcctgaaagacaaagagagagGAACAGCAATATAAGCTGCGTTTGAGATGTTTGGACGAGATTTAGAAGGACTTCGTCGAGTATTTCAAGTTAATTACCCTTCAAAAAGTTAGTTCATGTCAACAAAGAAATCATAGCAGTAGATAAAATAgaccaaaagaaagaaatttttttcgcgCTTTGaataaaaagggaaacaaaatgtctttttttccttcactatTGTTTTGGAATGGCAACGAAAAGTCATTTAAAACCATTATTACAAAGCTTCAGAGCGTCCTGTCCCGATGCCAAATCTACGATATACAGGCCCTGTCGGAGATCTGGCGACAAATAGATGCCTTAAAACACGGTACTTGAAAACTGATATTAACGTTAAGAACGGAATACTTAAGCACTTCAGACtcaaggtgaaaaaaaggttaCATAGGTAgggatgtttctttttctcctcgTCAAAGGCTTAAAACTGTTCTTTATCACCCAGAATGCAATCATTTTTTTGAAGGTCGGCTTGAAAAGTAAttgtacactgtcctattacagCTCAAATCGGGGTGGTGATAACTAATCACGTTCGAGAACTTTGCTACAGTATTTATTACTGCACCAATGGGACATTGTAAAGTTCACATTATGCTTGTAACTGGCCATTTAACGCAACATGCCTGTGTGACTACACGCGTTATATGCGTGCTGttataattttgtcaatcacttgaTGAATTACGGACCGAATTGGACTGCATTCTGTCAGGCTTAGTACTAGTCATAAATGTCTACACATGTTTGTCATGGGTAGATCGGTTGTTCAGGGCGCGCTTATAACACAACAAGAGATTCAGCTCAGACTGATATACAGCAATACCTGTTATCAATTGTGACAGTTTTAGCCCAGACAGTATTTATTTTACGATTGTTATAATTAAcggttttaaaaacttctgACAGTTATTAAAGTAATTCATTCGCGTCCGGCTGAAACTAGacaaatgtgttttgtttgtgataagatttaaaaaaaagaaccgAAGGCCATTTCTGCTGTAAAAAGTAACTGAAGGGTTGCTTGTTGgtcaaaccctttaactcccaagatctgattggtaattctcccctctagctgcaacacatttccttgtaaattagttatgagaatttgctgttagatcaagacaacagcttttacctgataagttaaaatattctcattagctgtttgcgggaaaatgtaaggatattatcaGGAGGactttcatgttgatcacttctgggagttaaatggttaacctGGTGCTTGTCAATATATGGCAAAAACCACAACAGAAGAGGGTATCATAACTTTCTCCTCATTACCAGTACTCGCAACAATCTGGGTAAAGCAACCGCATGTAACAGGGACTTGTATGAGACTGTTTGGGTCTTAGGTTTCTAAACAGGAGTCTTCGCATCTTGGGAGTCTAGGATTTTACCATTGCCACCCctacataaattatttaagaaaaacaacattcaAGCAAACCTCAAACAGCCTCAGTGATTGCTCTATTGGTCTGTCCTGCCAGGGGCTGGGTGGGGGATTGTGGCCTTTGATTTCTTCATACTGCTGGTGACAGACATATGCTTGTCCCCTAAATCATCACAAAGTtgatgagagaaaaaaaaaaaaaaaaggaaatttgtcaTTACTCTGACTAGCAGATTTGTTGCTATAGATGTACATCAATGTGACGAATGTTTACCTTTTGATGAGCTCTACAGCAAAATCATACAATTTTCCAAATTGTCTGAAGCATGGGTTATCTTCCATGGttcaaaacctaaaaaaaaaataaaaaaaaaaataaaaaaaaccaaatgaaagtGTGATGACAAAGTCTGGTGGAGAAGCTACACACAATTCAATTTTGGTTTAGTTAGGAAGGAGAACAATAAAGAGATAATAATTTGTTAGCATgtgcactatgattggtcaatttagtaGGCTGTATCTCATGGTGCAccctgctaaattcaaaagtttgtttgaattgaaatctttcctcTCTATTTGAAtccataaataaaacaaatatcttactAATCTCGTTTTCTTAATTTCtactgtaagttatggacccttgtttttttccaagaggGTACATGTCCCACATACTTTCCCATTGGCCCATAAAacccaacagaaaaaaaacttgatctgTAACTTACAGCACAGACCTTGAACTTGGTTAGTAAAAGGCATCAATAACCCACGAAGAATCAAATGTGGCTAATGATAGAGATGATCAAACAGGGATTGCAAATGAATCCACTTGGAAATTTGTGAATCAACCCTTTAGATGCCgccatcagtatgcatgttctctatacttttctctatacatttcataagatgctgactaggagaatttaatatttaacaatcaaaaacttctttagttcatgttcatttcctttatttttgcgACCTTAAAGTGTGATATATTGCTACATGTCCTCCCTCTTAGCAatcaaaggattaatttttgACGATGGGCATAaattctttatccgcagttcaaatatatgactttcatatattcacattcAGAAATTCTTTAATGACAGTTAAAACTTCTTAAACTTGACAAGAGGAAAACTAAGAGAGATATGTCCACAGAAAATATAGAGCTTTTCCTGGAAATCTTCCTTAACAAAACTATTTTACTAACCAAGCCATTTGACCAAATCCAAAATTCCTGTGAAAaacttttcctctttcttctctgGGTTTGTGTCATCATATCTCAAGTAGCAAACACCATTGTGGGCCTGAGGAGAATTAATAggaaataataaatacataTCAATAATACTGATAATGGTGATGAGATTCATGATGGTAATGAGGATGGGGACTTTAATGACGATCATGACTGTAATGGCAATTACATCTTAAAATGTTAAGAtagaaatgataatgatgataacataaACATGAGATTTAGTGCCAGGAGTCTGTTAAATACAACAGATTTCAACAATAACTGGCAGCATACACTCAATCTCACTGTGCCCAGTGGCACAGGTAATGCTTTAACAATGTCCCTCCAAATCACCATGTCTTGAGCTAATCTTGTATCACTCCCCATGTTATATAATGCACATGGCACCATCTTATTCATGATTTTACATTTCTAAGCATATTGTGTTGCAGCAAAAATGATCTCCAACAGTAAAtcagaataaaaataataaagtgtgAGCTGGGAACAAGTTATTGTAAGAATCTAGCCCaggacaaaataaaatgatctcAGCCAGTTTTCAAACCCAAGTTCTCAGTTAACAGTTCATAACATGTACACATCCCCAAAGTAAGTGCATTGCACAACATTGAAACTGTGAGATCCTGTACAAATCATTTCATTACTTGAACAGTAAAACTATCTGACACTTACTCTTCCTCCAGTTCTTTCTAAATGTTCCTTTAGCAGTGTCATTGTCTTAGGGGTTACAACATAGGCAGGTGTAAGGTAGTTCCCACCTTAGTTTACAAAGGGTTGAGAGAAAGTCAATTAGCACATAGACATAACTAAAAAAAAGTTACCAAGAGATTAAGGGTATTTTACATGTCCATTATAATAAACATTATTGCATCATGGccttaaaataattattcctAAAGGAGCCACAGTACACCAAAATGAGTCAACCCTTTACTCCTGAACatgatcagtatgcatattctccaagCTATTCTTATGattttcctaaggtgctgatggggagaatttgtttaacaatcaagagctgatcatttccttcattgtcatgaccttagtgtgtgaCTTGGAGGTGATACTGTCTGTGAGAAGAAATGCCAGtcattttaaaagttcaaagggtaaaataattttggctacaaccacaaaactataaaaactgaaaaattttagtTTGGTGGGATATAATAAGacaggaaaggaaaatatgACGATGAATTATTAGATACATGCCAGAGTATCATGGCTGAAAACGGATTAGAttaaaaatgatcacaaaccaTGTAATGTGGCCTGTATCCTGATCTACTGTATATTCACCTGGTTTGTGGAACTTGCTTGCCTCTCCAAACAAAGAACTTGTTTCATCATCTCCAGTATCACCATTCAATGAAACCTCTACAGCTGCAGGACGAGACTCTTTTGCTGGTTTTCCCTCTTTGCTGGGCTTGGCCTCCTATGATCAATACATGTACAGTCCATAACATTAACCgccttaacaccctaacatcagtaagcgtattctccatactgtttccaACACATTTCCTAaacaagaatttgtttaacagtcagaAGCTTTGGGGCCCAGTTGCTCAAAGtctgattagtgctaacccagggtaaaattttaatctgagtttcttcattcactttttttaaaagcctttttcagATAATTACCTTTATTCTTATTTgggcatccaatcatcaaattgtagacaaaaggAATAGTACTGAAGTTTCGTTtacagctttcagatctgaaagcaaatttcacactaaccctgggtttcctcaacccagctttgaacaacccagcacagatctttagttggtgatcatttcctcttttctcataaccttagtgtttgattctgGGATGATactatgaggagaaattacatgctaatcactctgAGAGGGTAAAAGGATGATactatgaggagaaattacatgctaatcactctgAGAGGGTAAAAGGACCAAACTTCAAATCATAcaatattgttttaaaaatggaaactaTATGTAAATTAtcctcaaccctttaactcccaagatctcattagtaatcctccttactatCTCTCgtacagttcttgtgatttgtgtttggagaatttggtattggatcaactcataatcccttaactgatatttttcttcattctcatcgcttgtctgcttgatattgtattgttattgtaaggagagattctgtcttggtcactcatgggagttaaaggggtaaccctttgacccctcaGAGTGACTTATAAACCATCTCCATCAATCACTTATGCCGCTCATTGTCTGGTTCTCTGCACTTGGTTATATCAaggaggaaaatttaaaatatggtGCCATAAAGACAAGTCTCTGGTTACGTCACCTTTGTTTTGAAAGCCTGCATGTCTGCTTCAGTTTTAGGTCCAAGCAAATCTAAGATCcgtaaaaaagtcaaattaCCAACAATAAGTACCATCCAACAAAAGAGCTATAATTGTTCAATGTTAATAGTTGTACCTGTGTAAAATCAAATCTTCCAAAAGATAAGTCCATAATATTCAAACATCactattttcctgtttttcaaacattttggaGCATGCTTCTCTCTCACTTTCTTCTAACAAATGTTAAGCTAACATAACTTAGTCTCTACTTGTGACAGTAATCATGGATCTTCTACCCAATATAGGACATTTTCTTCAGTCTAAGGGCAACTTA encodes:
- the LOC131796160 gene encoding glutamine--tRNA ligase-like encodes the protein MGKAREKLKWADGKAVKAEIDMQILDLLGPKTEADMQAFKTKEAKPSKEGKPAKESRPAAVEVSLNGDTGDDETSSLFGEASKFHKPGGNYLTPAYVVTPKTMTLLKEHLERTGGRAHNGVCYLRYDDTNPEKKEEKFFTGILDLVKWLGFEPWKITHASDNLENCMILL